In the genome of Eggerthella sp. YY7918, one region contains:
- a CDS encoding FAD-dependent oxidoreductase, with product MGTSMDRRAFLGLSAMGALAAGAGLAGCAPQNGATTAPTADAEGATDQTAKTGIPRKEGSDKKECDVAIVGAGAAGLIAALKLAEAGMKVVIVEKAPSAAMSNFSMCGGPAACETKLQEQEGETVTLDTLFTYMYDFSRTSVNGALLRNCLAGTTYALNTMIDLGVPMSLWPDVYGNGFRARHFLESEGEERVAPLVQAIEAAGGEFLYSTGGEKIIMEDGVVKGLQTDKGIDVMAPNVVVCTGGFLGGEEMQMQVFNTPVFPLGNTLSDGVGINMVLDAGGALDRNFAVLGNECGAVAATTSGSPFTEDWHNVNEHYGYWLFGGLYTDTAGERFIDEGRIAQFPLAIGGEALLRAGKAYIVMDSDYYEGVKGDGIYAFLGEPESWVSGLEADYYKTTPENAEEHLQQAIDEGWALKADTIAELAEKFSLDGLEATVERYNSFCEAGKDTDFGKDPAFLKPVKTAPFYIFEYVPSGWSTNGGAKVDSHLRAMDANNNPIPGLYVAGVDQGSVYSVPYYTNPGASVGLALGSGSFVADQIIGA from the coding sequence ATGGGTACTTCAATGGATCGTCGTGCGTTTCTCGGTTTGAGCGCCATGGGCGCACTTGCCGCGGGGGCGGGCTTGGCTGGTTGTGCGCCACAAAACGGCGCTACGACCGCTCCGACTGCGGATGCAGAAGGCGCGACAGACCAAACCGCAAAAACAGGCATTCCTCGTAAAGAAGGGTCCGATAAGAAGGAATGCGACGTTGCGATTGTCGGCGCAGGCGCTGCAGGTCTTATTGCTGCGCTCAAGCTTGCTGAAGCTGGCATGAAGGTTGTCATTGTAGAGAAAGCCCCTTCAGCTGCTATGTCGAACTTCAGCATGTGTGGCGGTCCTGCTGCATGCGAAACAAAGCTGCAGGAGCAAGAGGGCGAAACGGTTACACTCGACACGCTCTTTACCTACATGTACGATTTCTCACGTACGAGTGTAAACGGTGCGCTTCTGCGCAACTGCCTTGCAGGTACAACCTATGCTCTCAATACGATGATTGATCTGGGTGTGCCGATGTCACTGTGGCCCGACGTATACGGCAATGGTTTTCGTGCACGTCATTTCCTTGAGAGTGAGGGGGAAGAGCGTGTTGCTCCTCTCGTGCAAGCTATTGAAGCCGCCGGTGGCGAATTCTTGTACAGCACGGGCGGCGAGAAGATCATCATGGAAGATGGTGTAGTGAAGGGCTTGCAAACTGACAAGGGCATCGACGTGATGGCTCCAAACGTCGTAGTGTGCACAGGCGGTTTCTTGGGTGGCGAAGAGATGCAGATGCAGGTGTTTAACACACCCGTATTTCCGCTCGGTAATACACTATCTGATGGTGTCGGCATCAATATGGTGTTAGACGCAGGTGGTGCGCTCGACCGTAATTTTGCCGTGCTGGGCAACGAATGTGGTGCCGTGGCAGCGACTACGAGTGGTAGCCCTTTCACTGAAGACTGGCACAACGTGAACGAGCACTATGGCTACTGGCTTTTTGGCGGCTTATATACCGATACTGCAGGTGAGCGGTTCATCGACGAGGGTCGCATTGCCCAGTTTCCGCTTGCCATCGGCGGCGAGGCGTTGCTTCGTGCGGGTAAGGCCTACATTGTTATGGACTCAGACTATTATGAAGGCGTGAAGGGCGATGGTATCTATGCCTTTCTAGGTGAGCCTGAAAGCTGGGTATCTGGCCTCGAAGCCGACTACTACAAGACGACGCCCGAGAATGCCGAAGAACACTTACAACAGGCCATTGACGAAGGCTGGGCTCTTAAGGCTGATACGATTGCCGAACTGGCAGAAAAATTCTCACTCGACGGACTTGAGGCGACAGTCGAGCGCTACAACTCTTTCTGCGAAGCTGGTAAAGATACTGACTTCGGAAAGGATCCGGCGTTCCTGAAACCGGTCAAGACTGCTCCCTTTTACATTTTTGAATACGTGCCGAGCGGCTGGAGTACGAATGGCGGCGCGAAGGTGGACAGTCATTTGCGCGCTATGGATGCAAACAACAATCCCATTCCTGGTCTGTACGTAGCTGGCGTTGATCAGGGTAGCGTATACAGCGTGCCTTACTACACCAATCCGGGTGCGTCTGTTGGCTTGGCTCTGGGTTCTGGCTCGTTCGTAGCCGACCAGATCATCGGTGCGTAA
- a CDS encoding response regulator transcription factor, which produces MGQTARPTLLTRLTAACATIEKTLKLRYLGIGFVWAWIYCSFETSALFPERQGISINADPSWMASAATVVVVLLASGLAWRSRDLSCMRAVRWAAPILVAAGTVLSAVAALMESFEVLQYISGILSGIGSGWLCILWADALSHLEIEQIEVVVPAASLVTLLCTLVFPYIQGIPGVLAVASLPLASGALLFLSYRGVKKGTTPSAVGATSPHSQRPRQHALTTIMRASIMLCATYFAIGCMGALRTSTDLLQTLWGFDVATFIGSSFGIAMALFFILYTIHIDFTSLFRWLTPLLILALALCPWQEVLPNFVSTTIFAIADTSMQIIVYLYIISLAKQGGVSVALGIGITQGFIQLGVLMGNVTGVTVSDLVANGTLNVFVLVLSLICLVSFTSLLIPQRSTKPAGILEAPMPEETETSHIGLLCRELSINHGLSTRETEILEYLARGRSQPYIREELILSKNTVATHVKHIYQKLNVHSRQELLDLFEQ; this is translated from the coding sequence GTGGGACAAACAGCGCGCCCTACCTTATTAACAAGGCTCACGGCCGCATGCGCTACTATAGAGAAAACCCTCAAGCTGCGTTATCTGGGAATAGGTTTTGTCTGGGCGTGGATTTATTGTTCGTTTGAGACATCGGCGCTTTTCCCCGAACGACAAGGCATCAGCATCAATGCCGACCCCTCCTGGATGGCTTCAGCTGCAACAGTCGTGGTGGTGCTCCTGGCAAGCGGCCTTGCTTGGCGCTCACGCGATCTTTCCTGCATGCGAGCAGTGCGCTGGGCGGCTCCGATACTTGTTGCAGCAGGAACGGTACTTTCTGCCGTCGCCGCGCTCATGGAATCTTTTGAGGTCTTACAATATATAAGCGGTATTTTAAGCGGCATCGGATCGGGCTGGCTTTGCATTTTATGGGCGGATGCACTGTCTCACCTAGAAATCGAACAAATCGAAGTGGTTGTACCCGCCGCTTCGTTGGTCACTCTGCTTTGTACACTCGTATTTCCCTACATCCAAGGCATCCCCGGGGTACTTGCTGTTGCGTCGCTTCCACTGGCTTCCGGAGCGCTTCTATTCCTGTCTTATCGAGGCGTAAAAAAGGGCACGACTCCTTCTGCGGTTGGCGCCACATCACCCCATTCACAGCGTCCCCGCCAGCACGCCTTAACCACGATCATGCGCGCATCTATCATGCTATGTGCGACCTATTTTGCCATTGGATGCATGGGCGCACTGCGCACCTCAACGGATTTGCTGCAAACGCTTTGGGGGTTTGACGTAGCCACCTTCATCGGGTCATCGTTTGGCATTGCAATGGCGTTGTTCTTCATCTTATATACCATACACATCGATTTCACCTCGCTGTTTCGCTGGCTCACTCCCCTACTGATACTGGCACTGGCACTCTGCCCCTGGCAGGAGGTGCTGCCCAATTTTGTATCCACCACCATTTTTGCCATAGCCGATACATCCATGCAAATTATTGTCTACCTCTATATCATCAGCCTTGCGAAGCAGGGCGGTGTGTCGGTGGCCTTAGGTATCGGCATCACCCAAGGGTTCATACAACTGGGCGTTCTCATGGGAAACGTTACCGGCGTTACTGTTTCCGACCTCGTTGCAAACGGAACACTGAACGTGTTTGTACTGGTTTTGAGCCTTATCTGCTTGGTTTCCTTTACATCGCTACTTATTCCTCAGCGCAGCACAAAGCCTGCAGGCATATTAGAAGCTCCAATGCCGGAAGAGACGGAAACTTCGCACATTGGGCTTTTGTGCCGCGAGCTTTCAATCAATCACGGGCTATCGACGCGTGAAACCGAAATTTTGGAATACCTTGCCCGCGGCCGTTCGCAGCCGTACATTCGCGAGGAACTCATTCTCTCTAAAAATACGGTGGCTACACACGTAAAGCACATCTACCAGAAGCTCAACGTCCATTCCCGCCAAGAATTACTTGACCTGTTTGAGCAATAG
- a CDS encoding FAD-dependent oxidoreductase — protein MTKENKMQISRRSFLTGAAATGMIAAAGALAGCAPQAKSEAPKGDSASEAGEGSAQGADWLGEAPQISDSDCVETVDCEILVVGAGTSGYFAAASAAESGAKTLLIEKSTAGNSVRSSALGAVNSRLQQEQGEKAHIDPMAIVNDMDRYALGQINSSLVRQWALNSGETLDWYTDLMAENGIEVQLEWNMPEGTFYTEWPTGHGTNGEYPSREQDVAKAIDAYIASFDGCEVRFECPMKSLISQDGRVVGAYAESSDGVIRINASKGVIVATGGYAYNKDMYPALQPTRFSCLGTFDAFPTCTGDGIKALMWLGAKMDDVHTSLTFNRCLLTAEQEVGDPYNVGADAYGYHFYASQPFLRVDSSGRRFHNESAPYDFVMSASAKRPEGDRHWHQVWDSNWKECVERFHTVGCSTICFREGADHDAYPGQLDDWIEPEMEGFVEAGYLVKADTLEELADKLGFDAEAKETFLATCERQNENFDAQMDPDFGKESFRLSELRTPPFYASVKSCGLTLCTLDGIQVNDDLQPFGEDGAPIEGVYVIGNDQGSFYAGSYPNLAAGLNAGRCATLGRMVGKKLAEK, from the coding sequence ATGACAAAGGAAAACAAAATGCAGATCAGCAGGCGTTCGTTTCTTACAGGAGCGGCTGCAACAGGGATGATCGCAGCAGCTGGCGCACTGGCAGGATGCGCGCCTCAGGCAAAGAGCGAGGCACCTAAGGGCGATTCCGCTTCTGAGGCTGGAGAGGGGTCGGCGCAGGGAGCTGACTGGCTGGGCGAGGCACCGCAGATCAGCGATAGCGACTGCGTGGAAACAGTGGACTGTGAGATTCTTGTTGTAGGTGCGGGCACGTCGGGTTACTTCGCTGCGGCTTCGGCTGCTGAGAGCGGTGCTAAAACACTGCTTATCGAAAAGTCTACGGCGGGTAACTCGGTGCGCTCTTCGGCGCTTGGTGCGGTCAACTCACGTTTGCAGCAAGAACAGGGTGAGAAGGCTCACATCGACCCTATGGCCATTGTGAACGACATGGATCGTTATGCGCTTGGGCAAATTAATTCTAGTCTGGTGCGCCAGTGGGCACTTAACTCTGGCGAAACGCTTGACTGGTACACTGATCTCATGGCCGAAAACGGTATTGAGGTGCAGCTTGAATGGAATATGCCTGAAGGCACGTTCTATACTGAATGGCCTACCGGTCATGGCACCAATGGAGAGTATCCCAGCCGCGAACAGGACGTTGCGAAAGCTATCGATGCATATATCGCATCGTTCGACGGCTGCGAAGTGCGTTTCGAGTGCCCCATGAAGAGTCTTATCTCGCAGGATGGTCGTGTGGTGGGCGCTTATGCTGAAAGTTCGGATGGTGTAATTCGCATCAATGCAAGCAAGGGCGTCATCGTGGCGACGGGTGGTTATGCGTACAACAAGGATATGTACCCGGCGTTGCAACCGACGCGCTTTAGCTGTCTGGGAACCTTTGATGCGTTTCCCACCTGTACGGGCGACGGTATCAAGGCCCTCATGTGGTTGGGTGCGAAGATGGATGACGTGCATACCTCCCTCACCTTCAATCGCTGTCTGCTTACGGCCGAACAAGAGGTAGGAGACCCATACAATGTTGGTGCTGATGCATACGGTTATCATTTTTATGCTTCTCAGCCTTTCCTACGTGTGGACAGCTCCGGTCGTCGTTTCCACAACGAGAGCGCTCCCTACGATTTCGTGATGAGCGCTTCTGCCAAGCGTCCTGAGGGCGACCGCCATTGGCACCAGGTATGGGATAGCAACTGGAAGGAATGCGTCGAGCGTTTCCATACCGTGGGCTGTTCTACCATCTGTTTCCGCGAAGGTGCCGATCACGACGCTTATCCGGGTCAGCTAGACGACTGGATTGAACCCGAGATGGAAGGCTTTGTGGAGGCTGGCTACCTTGTTAAGGCCGATACGCTTGAAGAGTTGGCCGACAAGCTGGGTTTCGATGCGGAAGCGAAGGAGACTTTTCTGGCCACATGCGAGCGTCAAAACGAGAACTTCGACGCACAGATGGACCCCGACTTCGGCAAGGAATCGTTCCGCTTGAGCGAACTGCGTACGCCTCCGTTCTACGCGAGCGTGAAGTCGTGCGGTCTTACACTATGCACGCTTGACGGCATACAGGTGAATGACGATCTGCAGCCCTTTGGCGAAGACGGTGCGCCCATTGAAGGCGTGTACGTTATCGGGAATGATCAGGGCAGCTTCTATGCTGGCAGCTATCCGAACCTCGCAGCGGGTCTGAACGCTGGTCGTTGCGCCACGCTTGGTCGTATGGTCGGTAAAAAGCTCGCCGAAAAGTAA
- a CDS encoding helix-turn-helix domain-containing protein has product MKNMIGANIQSRRKVLGLTQEQLAERLGVSRQTVTKWETGETSPDLANAGALAEALDVSLDALVAYEARGMGLPMPPRGKHLFGTVTVGERGQIVIPKQARELFGITPGDALLVLGDEDQGLALMKSDDFMERIQAMRAHLDR; this is encoded by the coding sequence ATGAAAAATATGATCGGTGCGAACATTCAGAGTAGACGCAAGGTACTCGGCCTCACGCAAGAGCAGTTGGCAGAGCGTTTGGGTGTGTCGCGACAGACAGTGACGAAGTGGGAGACAGGCGAGACGTCGCCCGACCTGGCAAATGCGGGTGCACTGGCTGAGGCGCTCGACGTGTCGCTTGATGCGCTTGTGGCTTACGAGGCTCGCGGTATGGGGCTGCCTATGCCACCGCGTGGAAAGCACTTGTTCGGCACGGTGACGGTGGGCGAGCGAGGGCAGATCGTCATACCGAAGCAGGCACGCGAGCTGTTCGGCATTACGCCAGGAGACGCGCTGCTGGTGCTGGGCGACGAGGACCAAGGCCTTGCCCTTATGAAGTCTGACGACTTCATGGAGCGTATACAGGCGATGCGTGCGCACTTAGATCGCTGA
- a CDS encoding alpha/beta fold hydrolase translates to MGKETGRRIVMVVGIVIVAVLAAVGIALALYVDGNRHGEERDLAKAMAAGFTEHQVVVDGATVNYAEGPDNGPAVLLVHGQGMQWEDYARALPDLASRYHVFAIDCFGHGESAHDPALYSLNAQGEALKAFAAQTIGDSYAVSGHSSGGLIAAWLAANDAEHVTACLLEDPPLFHVTPDEMQAPPGCFVWKDGFEVTHAFLNQDEVDDYAVYYAQHSYLFGLFGGLQPKIAEWTEAERAANPAGHVTLSWVPRDWVRGMYFFDTFDPLFSEAFYTGSFFEGVDQADILTRIKCPTIYLKAETNYGEDGLLYAANSDEDASRVQELVSDCETVLIKSGHDIHFEHPTDFAAALDRAMKLVPSTSSD, encoded by the coding sequence ATGGGAAAAGAAACGGGAAGAAGGATCGTTATGGTTGTAGGCATCGTGATCGTAGCAGTGCTTGCCGCAGTTGGCATCGCGCTTGCTCTCTACGTGGATGGCAACCGGCATGGTGAGGAACGCGACCTTGCGAAGGCGATGGCCGCCGGATTCACCGAGCATCAGGTTGTGGTGGATGGCGCGACGGTGAACTACGCCGAAGGGCCCGACAATGGACCAGCCGTGTTGCTTGTGCATGGCCAGGGTATGCAGTGGGAAGACTATGCACGTGCGCTGCCGGACCTTGCGTCTCGCTATCATGTGTTTGCCATCGACTGCTTCGGACACGGCGAATCCGCGCACGATCCAGCGCTCTATTCACTCAATGCCCAAGGCGAGGCGCTCAAGGCGTTTGCGGCACAAACAATTGGCGATTCCTATGCGGTATCGGGACATTCGTCGGGAGGGCTGATAGCCGCCTGGCTCGCCGCGAACGATGCAGAGCACGTCACCGCATGTTTGCTCGAGGATCCGCCGCTGTTCCATGTGACTCCCGACGAAATGCAGGCTCCTCCCGGTTGCTTCGTGTGGAAGGACGGCTTTGAGGTGACCCATGCGTTTCTCAATCAGGATGAAGTAGACGATTACGCTGTGTACTATGCACAGCACAGCTATCTCTTCGGATTATTCGGAGGCTTGCAGCCAAAGATTGCTGAATGGACGGAGGCCGAGCGAGCTGCGAATCCCGCTGGTCACGTGACGCTATCCTGGGTACCACGCGATTGGGTGCGAGGCATGTACTTCTTCGATACGTTTGATCCGCTCTTCAGCGAGGCGTTTTACACGGGTTCGTTTTTTGAAGGAGTTGATCAGGCAGATATCCTCACCCGTATCAAATGCCCGACAATCTATCTGAAAGCCGAGACAAACTATGGCGAAGACGGCCTGCTCTATGCCGCGAACAGCGACGAGGACGCCTCCCGCGTGCAAGAATTGGTGTCAGACTGTGAGACCGTGCTCATCAAAAGTGGCCATGACATCCACTTCGAGCATCCGACCGACTTCGCTGCGGCTCTTGACCGGGCAATGAAGCTTGTTCCTTCTACCTCAAGCGACTAG
- a CDS encoding FAD-dependent oxidoreductase produces the protein MEMNRRDFLKGMAASALVAGGTVGLAGCSPAGNDANQAAPQGASEGLSSGQHSWEVAPEPISDIAETKDYDIVIVGAGPSGCAAAEAASAQGARVAIIEQAASFTAHGADNGAINTQVHRDAGIEISPEEATRILFNFSQGSVNRDLVYTWASRSGAVFDHFSELCAARDIPSILAISETSKTDWNTLPDQFKEFRTGITFGRADEGVVIDTENFTFIESHLVETLLEAAVANGAETFFNTHAEQLVKEGDTVSGVVATAEDGKHIQFNAAKGVILATGDISGNDEMLACWAPIALRADVCQYFPPNGNLGEGILMGMWAGAAHSKSAAAPMVHPIAATLPLSALSMSWLAVNSLGERYSCEVPYEPYVTNARMNQPGNVAFTIFDGAYEEKTRAQEPETADSLLAGAAERLEAGIANGEMWSADTLEELADAIGVPRETFLATVKRYNEMCATENDVDFGVPARFLASVETPPFYAQPVPAVTLTVPFGLHVDKNSQVCTDDDQPIPGLFAVGNVQGDFFGFSYPVTCPGISHGRALTFGNLVGEALAQGKLIHE, from the coding sequence ATGGAAATGAATCGTAGGGACTTTTTAAAAGGGATGGCTGCAAGTGCTCTTGTTGCAGGTGGGACCGTCGGTCTTGCCGGATGTAGCCCCGCTGGCAACGACGCAAATCAAGCAGCGCCCCAAGGAGCAAGCGAAGGCTTGTCATCTGGACAGCATTCTTGGGAAGTTGCACCAGAGCCAATCTCTGATATCGCCGAAACCAAAGACTATGACATCGTTATCGTTGGTGCGGGCCCTTCGGGCTGCGCTGCCGCTGAAGCCGCATCCGCACAAGGAGCCCGTGTGGCCATTATCGAACAAGCCGCTAGTTTTACAGCGCACGGTGCCGACAATGGAGCCATCAACACTCAGGTGCATCGTGATGCAGGAATCGAAATCAGCCCCGAAGAAGCCACCCGAATCTTGTTCAACTTCTCTCAAGGTAGCGTCAACCGCGATCTGGTCTACACATGGGCTTCTCGCTCAGGCGCAGTTTTTGATCATTTCTCTGAACTGTGCGCCGCACGAGACATCCCCTCAATCCTTGCCATTTCTGAAACCTCAAAGACCGACTGGAATACCCTCCCCGACCAGTTCAAAGAGTTCCGAACTGGTATCACGTTTGGTCGAGCTGATGAAGGTGTTGTTATCGACACAGAGAACTTTACCTTCATCGAATCTCACCTTGTGGAAACTCTGCTTGAAGCCGCCGTTGCAAACGGAGCCGAAACATTCTTTAACACCCATGCAGAGCAGCTTGTAAAAGAGGGCGATACGGTAAGCGGCGTTGTGGCCACAGCCGAAGATGGGAAACATATTCAGTTTAACGCTGCAAAAGGCGTCATTCTCGCAACTGGCGACATTTCCGGAAACGACGAGATGCTTGCTTGCTGGGCTCCTATCGCTCTACGTGCAGACGTATGTCAGTATTTCCCCCCAAATGGCAATCTGGGTGAAGGCATTCTTATGGGAATGTGGGCTGGTGCAGCACACTCAAAATCTGCAGCAGCACCTATGGTGCATCCCATCGCAGCAACATTGCCGCTCTCGGCGCTTTCCATGTCATGGCTTGCCGTAAATAGTCTTGGCGAACGCTACAGCTGCGAGGTGCCTTATGAGCCCTATGTAACGAATGCGCGCATGAACCAACCAGGCAATGTCGCCTTTACCATCTTTGATGGCGCATACGAAGAAAAGACACGCGCGCAGGAACCCGAGACGGCAGACAGTTTATTAGCTGGTGCTGCTGAACGTCTGGAAGCCGGCATCGCAAATGGTGAAATGTGGTCAGCTGACACCCTTGAAGAGCTGGCAGATGCCATCGGGGTGCCGCGCGAAACATTCCTCGCCACGGTTAAGCGGTATAACGAGATGTGTGCTACCGAAAACGATGTCGACTTCGGCGTACCTGCCCGCTTCCTTGCAAGTGTCGAAACGCCACCGTTTTACGCACAGCCCGTGCCCGCCGTTACGCTCACCGTGCCCTTTGGCTTGCACGTTGACAAGAACTCGCAGGTTTGCACAGACGACGATCAGCCTATTCCCGGCCTATTTGCCGTAGGAAACGTTCAGGGGGATTTCTTCGGATTCTCCTATCCTGTCACCTGCCCTGGCATCAGTCATGGTCGCGCCTTGACCTTTGGCAACCTCGTTGGCGAAGCACTTGCGCAAGGCAAACTCATCCATGAATAA
- a CDS encoding helix-turn-helix transcriptional regulator, with amino-acid sequence MRFTSHASSTAMVGDHVFTLAVLATGLVLLALSSSIGKLQPTLLLQIVIIAIAGAFIALALLAREVPVIAFVLHTAAFLCFVALVWFFCTYFAHKNASGSRGFSVGLLANQAGQALGSLGYFGAVILFGSTDSLSLYISLGVVYALFVVALIFFANMNRAKRSNLSQLAPSDLQLALDTLSSHYDLTPRETEIALLIAEGNSRSSIAEALTVSQETVKTHIKHLYQKLDIHSRDELVKLLLHEIEHTFSL; translated from the coding sequence ATGCGCTTCACAAGCCATGCATCCTCGACCGCAATGGTCGGTGATCATGTGTTCACTTTGGCCGTCTTGGCGACAGGCCTTGTTTTGCTGGCGCTCTCTTCCTCTATAGGCAAATTACAACCAACGCTTCTTTTGCAAATAGTTATTATCGCTATAGCGGGTGCTTTCATAGCGCTCGCTCTTTTAGCACGAGAGGTTCCTGTTATCGCATTTGTACTCCATACGGCCGCCTTCCTTTGTTTCGTCGCGCTTGTATGGTTCTTCTGCACATACTTCGCACATAAAAATGCGAGCGGTTCTCGGGGTTTTTCGGTGGGCCTTCTGGCAAACCAAGCAGGACAGGCTTTGGGTAGTTTGGGATATTTTGGTGCGGTCATATTATTCGGATCGACCGATTCCCTTTCGCTTTACATTTCTCTTGGTGTGGTCTATGCGCTTTTTGTTGTCGCATTGATTTTCTTTGCAAACATGAACCGAGCAAAACGAAGCAATCTGTCTCAACTTGCTCCATCCGATCTGCAGCTTGCGCTCGATACCTTAAGCTCACACTACGATCTCACACCTCGCGAAACGGAAATCGCTTTACTCATTGCGGAAGGAAACAGCCGATCATCTATAGCGGAAGCCCTGACCGTCTCCCAGGAGACCGTAAAAACCCATATAAAGCACCTCTATCAGAAGCTCGACATTCACTCTCGCGACGAACTTGTAAAGCTCTTGCTCCATGAGATTGAGCACACTTTTTCGCTCTGA
- a CDS encoding PaaI family thioesterase: MPRLNPEHTEKLIELINQSPYFQLLNMSLQEVDEGYCKVEMQLERKHLNAFGGIHGGAYASLMDTAAYWALYADLEEADGFTTLDLTSNNLRAIETGTLVAEGRVIKRGRSICLCEADIHDEQGRLMAHCISKQLVGPTLQPISAATATLGSAPLPPKFLDR, encoded by the coding sequence ATGCCCCGCCTCAACCCTGAACATACCGAGAAGCTGATCGAACTTATCAACCAGTCCCCCTATTTCCAGTTGCTCAATATGAGCTTGCAGGAGGTTGACGAGGGGTATTGCAAGGTTGAGATGCAGTTGGAACGCAAGCACCTCAACGCTTTTGGCGGCATTCACGGTGGCGCGTATGCCTCGCTAATGGACACTGCCGCGTATTGGGCCTTGTACGCCGACCTTGAAGAGGCCGACGGCTTTACCACCCTTGATTTAACGTCGAATAACTTGCGCGCTATAGAAACGGGCACACTTGTTGCCGAAGGACGCGTGATCAAACGAGGCCGTAGCATCTGCTTGTGCGAGGCCGACATCCACGACGAGCAGGGTCGGCTCATGGCCCACTGCATCTCCAAACAACTTGTAGGCCCCACCCTACAACCCATCAGCGCCGCCACCGCCACCTTAGGCAGTGCACCCCTACCGCCTAAGTTTCTCGATAGGTAA